GCGGCCTGGCCAGTGACGCGACGAACTCGTCGATCGACGCGGCGGCGACGAAGCCCGCCTCGGGGTGCCCGTCGACGAGTTCTTCGGTACGGGCGTGGGTGCGGTTGTAGACGGCGACGGTGTTGCCCTCGCGGGAGGCGAGGTTGCGCGCCAGGTTCGACCCCATCACCGCCAGCCCGACGACGCCGATGTTCGCCACTGCGCTGGTGTTCATCCAGGGACCTCTTTCGATCAGTTCAGTCGGTCGGTCAGTCGCTCAGTCTGTATCAGTGACTTGTATCAGTGACTCTGTATCAGAACGTGAGGAGTACTTTGCCCGAGACCGAGGCGTCGGCGGCGACGGTGAAGGCCTTCAGTGCGTCGTCGAGTTCGAAGGTGTGGGTGACGACCGGGCCGACGGCCAGGGTTCCGTCGGCCATGGCCGCGATGACGTGGTCGATCTCGTCGTTGAACCGGAACGAGCCGACCAGGCGCAGTTCCCGGGTGATGGCGTGCGCGATCGGCACGGGCTGGTCGCCGCCCGGCAGCAGTCCGACCATGACCACGGTTGCGCCCCGGGTGGCGCCGGCGATGGCGGAGGCGAGACCGCGGTGGTTGCCGGAGGACTCGATCACCACGTCGGCGTCCACGGCGGCGATGCCTTCGGCGTCACCGGCGTGCAGCGTGCGCGTCGCGCCGACGGCGGTGGCGATCTCGAGCGGCTTCGCGTGCAGGTCGACGGCCACGATCTCGGCGGCGCCGGCGCGCGCGGCCACCGCGACGGCGAGCGCGCCGATGGGCCCGGGCGGGCAGTCCGGCCCGGCCGTACGGCGCTCCGCCGGAGGGCACGGGCCTCGTACCTCACCCCTCGGCCTTGCTCCCCGTACCTCGCGCCTCGGGCCTCCTCATGCGCGAGGTACGGATGCGTTCTAGGGTTGAGGGACATCCCCGGGCCCGGAAACTCCCAGGGAAGGCACGCATCATGTCCACCGCATCGGAAACCCCTGTCCTGGACACCCTCGCCGCCATGACGGTCGACTCCGTCGAGCGCTGCGGGCTGGCCCCGGATCTGCTCATCCTCACGCGTATCGCGGCGCTCGCCGCCTCGGACGCCCCGCCCGTCTCCTACCTGGCGCATATCGACCCCGCGCTCAGGAGCGGCCTGACCGCCGAGCAGTTGCAGGACGTCCTGGTCGCCGTAGCGCCGATCGTGGGCACCGCCCGCGTCATGACGGCGGCGGGCAACATCGCCACGGCACTGGGCATCGCCATCGCCGTCGCCGATGCCGAGGTCCAGGCTCAGGGCTGACGGCAGCCACCCACCCGCCACGGAGCCGCCCTTCTGTCCGAGGCGCCCTGTGCCGGGCGTCCCCACGGCCGCCGGACCAGGCCGACCAGGCCCTATGGCCGCCGGACCAGGCAGGAGGGTCTTCGATGTCCCAGTCCCAGAACGCGACCACGGCGCTGCGCGCCGCGCCCCACACCACGCCCGAGGAACGCACGGCTCTCGGCAAGGCGGCGCGGCGCGCATCGCCGCGCTCGGGCCACGCCGTGTACCGGCCGGCTGCCGACCGGCCGGACCCGCTGGGGATCCTCGAGGCGCAGTCGGCGGCGCGGGTGCCCGAGCTCGTGCCGATCCGCTACGGCCGGATGATGGAGTCCCCGTTCCGTTTCTACCGGGGCGCCGCCGCGATCATGGCGTCCGACCTGGCCGGCACCCCGCGCTCGGGACTCACGGCCCAACTGTGCGGGGACGCGCACCTGCTGAACTTCCGGCTGCTCGCCTCGCCGGAGCGGCAGTTGATGTTCGACATCAACGACTTCGACGAGACGCTGCCGGGCCCCTGGGAGTGGGACGTCAAGCGGCTGACGACGAGTCTCGTGATCGCGGGCCGGGCGAACGGCTTCGACGACGCCGAGCGCGCCCGCATCGTCAGCGGCACGGGCCGCGCCTACCGCGAGGCGATGATCCGCTTCGCGGGGATGCGCAGCCTCGACGTCTGGTACGCGAAGATCGACGCGGATCTCCTGCAGTCCCTGGCCGAGGGCCGGCTGCACCACCGCGGTCAGAAGAACCTGGCCCGCACCATGGCCAAGGCCCGCACCCGCGACAGTCTGCAGGCCTTCGACAAGCTCACCGAGACGGTCGACGGCCAGCCCAGGATCGCGGCGGACCCCCCGCTGCTCGTCCCGGCCGGCGACCTGCTGCCGGACCTCGAACGCAGCGCCCTGGAGCGCCAGTTCCGCGGTCTCGTCGACCGGTACCGCACCACGCTCACCTCCGACCGGCGCACCCTCCTGGAGGACTACCGCCTGGCGGACGTCGCCCGCAAGGTGGTCGGCGTCGGCAGCGTCGGCACCCGGTGCTGGATCTTCCTCCTGCTCGGCCGGGACGACCAGGACCCCCTGTTCCTCCAGGCCAAGGAGGCCGACACCTCCGTACTCGCCGCACACGTCGGCGCGAGCCGCTACCGCAACCAGGGCGAGCGGGTGGTGTCGGGCCAGCGGCTGATGCAGGCCACGAGCGACATCTTCCTCGGCTGGGAGCGGGTGGACGGCTTCGACGGCAAGCAACGCGACTTCTACGTCCGCCAGTTGCGCGACTGGAAGGGCATCGCCGAGCCGGAGAACATGCGGCCTGTGGGCATGCGGGCCTTCGGTGAACTGTGCGGGGTCACGCTGGCCCGTGCGCACGCGCGGTCCGGCGACCGCATCGCGATCGCCTCGTACCTGGGCCGGGGCGACTCGTTCGACCGGGCGCTGGCCACCTTCGCCGAGGCGTACGCCGACCAGAACGAGCGTGACCACCAGGCCCTGGTCGACGCCGTACGCGCGGGCCGCCTGCCCGCGGAGGAACTGCCGGCGGACTGACCCGGAAACCTACGGCCTCGGTCCACCAACCGGTCGACCTCCGTGGCGGGTCGCGGATCGTACCGTCCCGGGCGGCTGGGACGATTCGCCGCATGACACCCAAAGCAGGCACCGGCGAGAGTTCGGCGACGACGCGCGTCGTGCTGCTGGCACTCGCGGCCGGTCAGTTCCTGATGGCGCTCGACAGCTCGGTCATGAACGTCTCGATCGCGACGGTGGCCGAGGACGTGGGCACGACCGTCACGGGCATCCAGGGCGCCATCACGGCCTACACCCTGGTGATGGCCATGTTCATGATCCCCGGCGGCAAGGTCGGGGCGCTGATCGGCCGCAGACGCGCGTTCATGATCGGCTGCGTCATCTACGGCTGCGGCTCCCTCACCACGGCGCTCGCGCCGAACCTCCCCGTGCTGCTGCTCGGCTGGGCGTTCCTCGAGGGCATCGGGGCGGCCCTCATCCTGCCCGCGATCGTGGCGCTCGTGGCGAGCAACTTCGCCACTGAACGCCGTCCCGCCGCCTACGGCCTCGTCGCGGCCGCGGGGGCCGTGGCGATCGCCGTCGGGCCGCTCATCGGGGGTGTCGCGACGACGTACTTCTCCTGGCGGTGGGTGTTCGCCGGTGAGGTCGTGATGGTGGCCGGCATCCTGGTGCTCGCCGGCCGCATCGCCGACGCGCCGATCGGGGCCCGCCCGCGCATCGATCTCGTCGGCGCCGCGCTGTCCGCGCTGGGGCTCGGGATCTTCGTCTACGGAGTGCTCCGCTCGGACGAATGGGGCTGGTTCAAGCCGAAGCCCGACGCGCCCTCGTGGCTCGGGATCTCGCTGGTCGTATGGCTGATGCTGGCCGGTCTGCTACTGGTCTGGCTCTTCCTGCGCTGGGAGGCCCGCATGGTGAAGCGGCGCGCGGAGCCGCTCGTCGACCCGGCCATGCTGCACAACAAGCAGCTCACCGGCGGACTGACGATGTTCTTCTTCCAGTACCTCGTCCAGATGGGCGTGTTCTTCGTCGTGCCGCTCTATCTGTCGGTGGCCCTGGGCCTGTCCGCGCTCAAGACGGGTGCCCGCATCCTGCCGCTCTCCGTGACGCTGCTGGCGGCCGCCGTCCTGATCCCCCGCTTCTTCCCGGACGTCTCGCCGCGGCGGGTGGTGCGGCTCGGTGTCCTCGCGCTGCTCGCGGGCGCGGTGGTCCTGATGGCCGCGCTCGACGCGGACGCCGGCGCGGAGATCGTCACGATCCCGCTCCTGCTGATCGGGCTCGGCATGGGCGCGCTGGCGTCCCAGCTCGGGTCGGTCACCGTGTCCGCGGTGCCGGAAGCACAGAGCGCGGAGGTCGGCGGCGTCCAGAACGCCGTGACCAACCTCGGGGCCTCGATCGGTACGGCACTCGCCGGGTCGATCATGATCGCCGCGCTGACGACGTCCTTCCTCACCGGCGTGGACCAGAACCCGGCGATCCCGGCCGAGGTCAAGAGCCGGGCGAGCGTCGAACTCCAAAGCGGCGTGCCGTTCTTGTCGGACGCCCAGCTCAAGTCCGCCCTCGCCGAAGCGGGCACGAGCGACGAGGTGACCGAGGCGGCGCTCGACGCGAACGCCGACGCCAGGATCGACGGTCTGCGCGCCGCACTCGCCATCCTCGCCTTCGCCGCCCTCCTCGCACTGTTCTTCACGAACCGGATCCCGAAGACCCAGCCCCGTTCGACAGAGCCGTATTCGACAGAGCCGTAGCCGCGTTGCACGTCTCAGGAAGGGTCGCGCAGATTCTACTCGCCCGGTTGCAGGTTCGACAGATCCAGTTCGCGCAGGGTGCTCAGCCGGGCGACGGCGTCGGGGAGGGCGCAGGACAGTCCGGCCGCGCGGAGGGTCTCCAGGCGGGGCAGGTCGCCGAGTTGCTCGGGCAGCGCCGTGAACTCGTTGCCGGAGATGTTCAGCACGCGCAGCTCGCGCAGCCGTCCGATGGCCTCCGGCAGGCCGGTCAGCCCCGTCCCGGAGAGGTCGAACTCTTCCAGGGCGGTCAGTTCGTCTCGGCGCGGATGGCGTGCCGGGGAGCGTCACCCCGGCCAGGCCCGGAGGTCGTCCCGGCCCGTGCCCCAGCCCGGTGGCGTCGTCCTTGCCGGTAGCCGCTCGGGGAGCATGCGGGCGAACCGGGGTGAGGGCTCGACGCCCAGTTCCTCGTTCAGCAACCGGCGGAACGCGTCGTAGTGGCGCACCGCTTCGCTGACGTTGCCCTCGGCGAGATGCGCCGCCACGACGGCCCGGTGCGCGCTCTCCCGCAGGGGCTCGGCGCGTACGCCCGCCCACGCCGCCTCCATCGCGAGAGCCGGTCGCCCCTGCCGGACCAGGGCCTCGGCCAGTGCGTCGAGCGCGTGCAGCCGCAGTTGCCGCAGGCGTTCACGCTCCATCAGGATCCAGTCCTCGTCCCAGCCCGGCAGCAGGTCCTCGCCGACCAGAAGTCCCAGCGGCGGCCTGGCGTGGAGCGGCGGGCCGCAGCCCTGGACTACGCCGAGCGCCGTCCGTGTGAGGGTGTGGACGTCCACCCGCAGGGCCGGAGCGACCAGCAGTGAGTCTCCGCAGGCCCCGATCAACGGCGTATCCCCGCGCGGCAGTTTCCACAGGGTGGTGCGCAGGCTGCCCCTGGCGTGCTCCTCGGTGACCTCGGGCCACAGCGTGCCGGCGAGGACCGTTCGGCACACCCGGCCGCGCAGTCCCAGGAACGCCAGGAGCCGCTGGCCGTTGCGGCACAGTTCGACGGTCTCGGTACCGATCTCCAGCCGGAACTGGCCGAGCAACCGCAACCGGGGAGGAGAGGACACCAACGCGATCGCCTCGCTCACAGTGTGGTGCTACGCCGGGGCGTGCCGTCCGTCGAGGAGGCCTCCCTCTTCCCTCAGTTTCGGCCCCCTGCGCACGCCCTGCAACTCCGTCGGCCCGGGGCCGGTGACGACGCGATGACGACGGAATGACGCCGCGCTGACGGCGGTTGCGTACCTTGGGCCGCGGCGACCACGACACCACGACTCCATCCCGTTCACCCCGTTCGCCTGGCTTCCGGACGTCGGTGAATGCTGACCCGGGCGGGACCCCCATGGCCAATTCCCCGAAACTCCCCATCATTTACGTCCGAGGATTCGCCGGTGGCCAGTCGGCCGTCAACAACGCCGTGTCGGATCCGTTCTACGGATTCAACGAGGGCTCCACGCACATCCGTGTCGGACCGGACGACGAACCGGACTTCTACCAGTTCGAAAGCCCGCTGCTGCGCCTGCACATGGACGAGGAATACCAGATCCTCGTCGAGGGCAGCCAGGAAGTCTACTTGGACACCCAGTCCAATATTCCGGCGAACACCATCTGGATACACCGTTTCTACGATCCGTCGGCGAGTACCTGGGGAGGAAATCCCAAGGAATTCCGTATGGAGGACGCCGCGGCCGACCTGCTCACGCTCATCGAAAAGGTCACGAAGAAGTCGGGGGCCGATCGCGTCTATCTGGTCGCTCATTCCATGGGTGGCCTGATCTGCCGTTGTCTGCTCCAGAAAATCCTTCCGGAGGCCGGGCGCAAGCCCACCGACGTCGTCGCCAAGCTCTTCACCTACGGCACCCCGCACGGGGGCATCACGTTCGACTTCGGCTTCGGCATGCTGGAGAGGCTGCGGGACGCGATCGGCATCAACGGCGCCGAGATCTT
The Streptomyces sp. NBC_01485 genome window above contains:
- a CDS encoding leucine-rich repeat domain-containing protein, encoding MTALEEFDLSGTGLTGLPEAIGRLRELRVLNISGNEFTALPEQLGDLPRLETLRAAGLSCALPDAVARLSTLRELDLSNLQPGE
- a CDS encoding carboxymuconolactone decarboxylase family protein yields the protein MSTASETPVLDTLAAMTVDSVERCGLAPDLLILTRIAALAASDAPPVSYLAHIDPALRSGLTAEQLQDVLVAVAPIVGTARVMTAAGNIATALGIAIAVADAEVQAQG
- a CDS encoding zinc-binding dehydrogenase: MGALAVAVAARAGAAEIVAVDLHAKPLEIATAVGATRTLHAGDAEGIAAVDADVVIESSGNHRGLASAIAGATRGATVVMVGLLPGGDQPVPIAHAITRELRLVGSFRFNDEIDHVIAAMADGTLAVGPVVTHTFELDDALKAFTVAADASVSGKVLLTF
- a CDS encoding MFS transporter, which produces MTPKAGTGESSATTRVVLLALAAGQFLMALDSSVMNVSIATVAEDVGTTVTGIQGAITAYTLVMAMFMIPGGKVGALIGRRRAFMIGCVIYGCGSLTTALAPNLPVLLLGWAFLEGIGAALILPAIVALVASNFATERRPAAYGLVAAAGAVAIAVGPLIGGVATTYFSWRWVFAGEVVMVAGILVLAGRIADAPIGARPRIDLVGAALSALGLGIFVYGVLRSDEWGWFKPKPDAPSWLGISLVVWLMLAGLLLVWLFLRWEARMVKRRAEPLVDPAMLHNKQLTGGLTMFFFQYLVQMGVFFVVPLYLSVALGLSALKTGARILPLSVTLLAAAVLIPRFFPDVSPRRVVRLGVLALLAGAVVLMAALDADAGAEIVTIPLLLIGLGMGALASQLGSVTVSAVPEAQSAEVGGVQNAVTNLGASIGTALAGSIMIAALTTSFLTGVDQNPAIPAEVKSRASVELQSGVPFLSDAQLKSALAEAGTSDEVTEAALDANADARIDGLRAALAILAFAALLALFFTNRIPKTQPRSTEPYSTEP
- a CDS encoding AfsR/SARP family transcriptional regulator, with product MSEAIALVSSPPRLRLLGQFRLEIGTETVELCRNGQRLLAFLGLRGRVCRTVLAGTLWPEVTEEHARGSLRTTLWKLPRGDTPLIGACGDSLLVAPALRVDVHTLTRTALGVVQGCGPPLHARPPLGLLVGEDLLPGWDEDWILMERERLRQLRLHALDALAEALVRQGRPALAMEAAWAGVRAEPLRESAHRAVVAAHLAEGNVSEAVRHYDAFRRLLNEELGVEPSPRFARMLPERLPARTTPPGWGTGRDDLRAWPG
- a CDS encoding DUF2252 domain-containing protein codes for the protein MSQSQNATTALRAAPHTTPEERTALGKAARRASPRSGHAVYRPAADRPDPLGILEAQSAARVPELVPIRYGRMMESPFRFYRGAAAIMASDLAGTPRSGLTAQLCGDAHLLNFRLLASPERQLMFDINDFDETLPGPWEWDVKRLTTSLVIAGRANGFDDAERARIVSGTGRAYREAMIRFAGMRSLDVWYAKIDADLLQSLAEGRLHHRGQKNLARTMAKARTRDSLQAFDKLTETVDGQPRIAADPPLLVPAGDLLPDLERSALERQFRGLVDRYRTTLTSDRRTLLEDYRLADVARKVVGVGSVGTRCWIFLLLGRDDQDPLFLQAKEADTSVLAAHVGASRYRNQGERVVSGQRLMQATSDIFLGWERVDGFDGKQRDFYVRQLRDWKGIAEPENMRPVGMRAFGELCGVTLARAHARSGDRIAIASYLGRGDSFDRALATFAEAYADQNERDHQALVDAVRAGRLPAEELPAD